One Vigna unguiculata cultivar IT97K-499-35 chromosome 7, ASM411807v1, whole genome shotgun sequence genomic region harbors:
- the LOC114189670 gene encoding tRNA pseudouridine(38/39) synthase isoform X2 — protein MATQPSDAELIVSLRARVKELETENAKLLAQLADCHSHEMEEKLHGPDGKDRESKEGNKKLEKKMEKKESGYDTRFMSHHSKRYVALKVMYFGKRFYGFASEAQMQPTVESELFKAFEKTRLLIGDRKESQYSRCGRTDKGVSSVGQVIALFLRSNLKLSAINNGNSGVVLDEKHEGEIDYVRVINRVLPNDIRILGWCPAPVDFHARFSCLSREYKYFFWKEKLNILAMESAGNKLVGEHDFRNFCKMDAANVHNYRRHITLFEISPTDVRYNGNQLWVIKIKGSAFLWHQVRCMVAVLFMVGKGLESPNVIDLLLDTTRIVRKPQYTMASEVPLVLQCCEFDDIKFICSSDAGDALRLHLVNECQIYQLQATIFHEALLNCLPLSNDQSLTPFQGTKKKVSHVPLMSRPTEPSYEERRAKLNAIA, from the exons ATGGCGACTCAACCGAGCGATGCAGAACTCATAGTCAGCTTGCGAGCCAGGGTCAAG GAGTTGGAAACTGAGAATGCAAAGCTGTTAGCTCAACTTGCTGATTGCCACAGTCATGAG ATGGAGGAAAAATTACATGGCCCTGATGGGAAAGACAGGGAATCAAAAGAAGGCAACAAGAAACTTGAAAAGAAGATGGAGAAAAAAGAGTCAG GTTATGACACAAGGTTTATGAGCCATCACAGCAAGAGATATGTAGCTTTAAAAGTCATGTACTTTGGAAAAAG GTTTTATGGTTTTGCGTCAGAGGCACAAATGCAACCTACTGTTGAG TCTGAACTTTTTAAAGCTTTTGAGAAAACAAGGCTATTGATTGGCGATAGGAAGGAGTCACAGTATTCAAGATGTGGTAGAACAGATAAAGGGGTTTCCTCTGTTGGACAA GTGATAGCTCTTTTCCTAAGATCAAACCTCAAGTTATCTGCAATAAATAATGGAAATTCTGGAGTTGTTTTGGATGAGAAACATG AAGGGGAAATAGATTATGTTAGGGTGATAAATCGAGTCCTTCCAAATGACATTCGAATTTTGGGCTGGTGTCCTGCTCCTGTTGATTTTCATGCAAG GTTCAGTTGCTTAAGCAGGGAGTATAAATATTTCTTctggaaagaaaaattgaacaTCCTG GCCATGGAGAGCGCTGGAAACAAACTTGTTGGAGAGCATGACTTTAGAAACTTCTGTAAAATGGATGCAGCAAATGTGCACAACTACAGGCGGCACATCACATTGTTTGAGATTTCTCCTACGGATGTGAG GTACAATGGTAATCAACTTTGGgtgattaaaataaaaggtaGTGCTTTTCTATGGCATCAAGTTCGCTGCATGGTTGCTGTTCTATTCATGGTTGGCAAAGGTCTTGAATCTCCAAAT GTGATTGATTTGCTACTGGACACTACTAGGATCGTAAGGAAACCCCAGTATACTATGGCTTCAGAGGTTCCGTTGGTTCTTCAGTGCTGTGAATTTGATGACATTAAGTTTATATGTTCATCAG ATGCTGGAGATGCTTTGCGGTTACACTTGGTGAATGAATGCCAAATTTACCAGCTTCAAGCTACAATCTTTCACGAAGCTCTTCTTAACTGTTTGCCTCTATCAAATG ATCAAAGCTTGACGCCTTTTCAGGGAACCAAGAAGAAAGTTTCCCATGTCCCTCTTATGTCACGTCCTACTGAGC CATCATATGAAGAACGCCGTGCCAAACTCAACGCAATTGCATGA
- the LOC114189670 gene encoding tRNA pseudouridine(38/39) synthase isoform X1: MATQPSDAELIVSLRARVKELETENAKLLAQLADCHSHEMEEKLHGPDGKDRESKEGNKKLEKKMEKKESGYDTRFMSHHSKRYVALKVMYFGKRFYGFASEAQMQPTVESELFKAFEKTRLLIGDRKESQYSRCGRTDKGVSSVGQVIALFLRSNLKLSAINNGNSGVVLDEKHEGEIDYVRVINRVLPNDIRILGWCPAPVDFHARFSCLSREYKYFFWKEKLNILAMESAGNKLVGEHDFRNFCKMDAANVHNYRRHITLFEISPTDVRLRLYNGNQLWVIKIKGSAFLWHQVRCMVAVLFMVGKGLESPNVIDLLLDTTRIVRKPQYTMASEVPLVLQCCEFDDIKFICSSDAGDALRLHLVNECQIYQLQATIFHEALLNCLPLSNDQSLTPFQGTKKKVSHVPLMSRPTEPSYEERRAKLNAIA, from the exons ATGGCGACTCAACCGAGCGATGCAGAACTCATAGTCAGCTTGCGAGCCAGGGTCAAG GAGTTGGAAACTGAGAATGCAAAGCTGTTAGCTCAACTTGCTGATTGCCACAGTCATGAG ATGGAGGAAAAATTACATGGCCCTGATGGGAAAGACAGGGAATCAAAAGAAGGCAACAAGAAACTTGAAAAGAAGATGGAGAAAAAAGAGTCAG GTTATGACACAAGGTTTATGAGCCATCACAGCAAGAGATATGTAGCTTTAAAAGTCATGTACTTTGGAAAAAG GTTTTATGGTTTTGCGTCAGAGGCACAAATGCAACCTACTGTTGAG TCTGAACTTTTTAAAGCTTTTGAGAAAACAAGGCTATTGATTGGCGATAGGAAGGAGTCACAGTATTCAAGATGTGGTAGAACAGATAAAGGGGTTTCCTCTGTTGGACAA GTGATAGCTCTTTTCCTAAGATCAAACCTCAAGTTATCTGCAATAAATAATGGAAATTCTGGAGTTGTTTTGGATGAGAAACATG AAGGGGAAATAGATTATGTTAGGGTGATAAATCGAGTCCTTCCAAATGACATTCGAATTTTGGGCTGGTGTCCTGCTCCTGTTGATTTTCATGCAAG GTTCAGTTGCTTAAGCAGGGAGTATAAATATTTCTTctggaaagaaaaattgaacaTCCTG GCCATGGAGAGCGCTGGAAACAAACTTGTTGGAGAGCATGACTTTAGAAACTTCTGTAAAATGGATGCAGCAAATGTGCACAACTACAGGCGGCACATCACATTGTTTGAGATTTCTCCTACGGATGTGAGGTTAAGATTG TACAATGGTAATCAACTTTGGgtgattaaaataaaaggtaGTGCTTTTCTATGGCATCAAGTTCGCTGCATGGTTGCTGTTCTATTCATGGTTGGCAAAGGTCTTGAATCTCCAAAT GTGATTGATTTGCTACTGGACACTACTAGGATCGTAAGGAAACCCCAGTATACTATGGCTTCAGAGGTTCCGTTGGTTCTTCAGTGCTGTGAATTTGATGACATTAAGTTTATATGTTCATCAG ATGCTGGAGATGCTTTGCGGTTACACTTGGTGAATGAATGCCAAATTTACCAGCTTCAAGCTACAATCTTTCACGAAGCTCTTCTTAACTGTTTGCCTCTATCAAATG ATCAAAGCTTGACGCCTTTTCAGGGAACCAAGAAGAAAGTTTCCCATGTCCCTCTTATGTCACGTCCTACTGAGC CATCATATGAAGAACGCCGTGCCAAACTCAACGCAATTGCATGA
- the LOC114192221 gene encoding ras-related protein Rab7, translating to MSLRRRTLLKVIVLGDSGVGKTSLMNQYVHKKFSQQYKATIGADFVTKELQIDDRLVTLQIWDTAGQERFQSLGVAFYRGADCCVLAYDVNVMKSFDTLDNWHEEFLKQANPPDPRTFPFILLGNKIDIDGGNSRVVSEKKAKDWCASKGNIPYFETSAKEDFNVDAAFLCIAKAALANEHEQDIYFQGIPEAAVPENEPRSGCAC from the exons ATGTCGTTGCGCAGACGAACCTTGCTCAAGGTCATTGTTCTCGGCGACAGCGG GGTGGGAAAGACCTCGTTGATGAATCA ATACGTGCACAAGAAGTTTAGTCAGCAATACAAGGCTACCATTGGAGCTGATTTTGTCACTAAAGAGCTTCAGATTGACGACAGACTTGTCACTCTACAA ATATGGGATACTGCTGGGCAAGAGAGATTCCAAAGCCTCGGGGTTGCTTTTTATAGAGGCGCGGATTGCTGTGTTCTTGCGTATGATGTTAATGTGATGAAGTCTTTCGATACCCTTGACAACTGGCATGAGGAGTTTCTGAAACAG GCAAATCCTCCCGATCCAAGGACATTTCCATTTATTTTGCTTGGAAACAAGATTGATATTGATGGCGGGAATAGTAGAGTG GTTTCTGAGAAGAAAGCGAAGGATTGGTGTGCTTCAAAAGGGAATATTCCATACTTTGAAACATCCGCAAAAGAAGATTTCAATGTTGATGCTGCATTCCTGTGTATTGCCAAGGCTGCTCTTGCCAATGAGCACGAACAAGACAT ATATTTTCAAGGGATTCCTGAGGCGGCAGTTCCAGAAAATGAACCGAGGAGTGGATGTGCATGCTGA